In Halomonas alkalicola, the following proteins share a genomic window:
- a CDS encoding DUF3549 family protein → MQPINTLHDFFVRSGAAVRLYHLGRRVEPCEMATLAAFEAGEQAWPAPWQGQARLGLVFRLGDMPEPVIWFLALPLDEQGQLVPAPRDAFLQRLLETLGRSVQSVGREDGEAVDNLMKDNPLAFTPSLPFQALLHARASLDLDLPASQHLEPVEAYLSGQQAIDWQALGLQGLADFVVRMDADEQARLATRLPELPHEVLTSLCYCLEHVAIGVGLVRALRNRGEAAARAGDIEVFSACVRAVAGAEGELAGAWYDELLADDDACGPDLLAAMAGRGWRHLEDAERLPNFLGRLAACEAADFMSVARDLALVPRLRLPVLMTLREAAPESPIGRRLAALTR, encoded by the coding sequence ATGCAGCCCATCAACACCTTACATGACTTCTTCGTGCGCAGCGGCGCCGCGGTACGGCTCTACCATCTGGGCAGACGCGTCGAGCCCTGCGAGATGGCGACCCTGGCGGCCTTCGAGGCGGGCGAGCAGGCCTGGCCGGCCCCCTGGCAGGGCCAGGCGCGTCTCGGCCTGGTGTTCCGCCTGGGTGACATGCCCGAGCCGGTCATCTGGTTCCTCGCCCTGCCCCTGGACGAACAGGGCCAGCTGGTGCCGGCGCCCCGCGACGCCTTCCTGCAGCGCCTGCTGGAGACCCTGGGGCGCAGCGTGCAAAGCGTCGGGCGCGAGGACGGCGAGGCGGTGGACAACCTGATGAAGGACAACCCGCTGGCCTTCACTCCCTCGCTGCCCTTCCAGGCCCTGCTGCATGCCCGCGCCAGCCTCGACCTGGACCTGCCGGCCAGCCAGCACCTGGAGCCGGTGGAGGCCTACCTGAGCGGCCAGCAGGCCATCGACTGGCAGGCCCTGGGCCTGCAGGGGCTGGCGGACTTCGTCGTGCGCATGGACGCCGATGAGCAGGCCCGGCTGGCCACCCGGCTGCCCGAGCTGCCCCACGAAGTGCTCACCTCGCTGTGCTACTGTCTGGAACATGTGGCCATCGGGGTTGGCCTTGTCCGGGCACTGCGCAACCGCGGTGAGGCGGCGGCCCGGGCCGGCGACATCGAAGTATTCTCCGCCTGCGTGCGCGCCGTGGCCGGCGCCGAGGGCGAGCTGGCCGGGGCCTGGTACGACGAGCTGCTGGCCGATGACGACGCCTGCGGCCCCGACCTGCTGGCGGCCATGGCCGGGCGCGGCTGGCGCCACCTGGAGGATGCTGAGCGGCTGCCCAACTTTCTCGGACGGCTGGCCGCCTGCGAGGCCGCCGACTTCATGAGCGTGGCCCGCGACCTCGCGCTGGTGCCGCGGCTGCGGCTGCCGGTGCTGATGACCCTGCGCGAGGCCGCCCCG
- a CDS encoding YqcC family protein, producing MSVHQELAAALRELEATMRATDQWRMARPDPIAFESVEPFCADTMSLPQWLRFVFIVRLEALVEARAPMPAKCEVAPAVEAWLAQSGAGASERQMISQAVAQIDRLVTEG from the coding sequence ATGAGCGTACATCAGGAGCTGGCGGCGGCCCTGCGCGAGCTGGAAGCCACCATGCGCGCCACCGACCAGTGGCGAATGGCCCGGCCAGACCCCATCGCTTTCGAGAGCGTCGAGCCCTTCTGTGCCGACACCATGTCGCTGCCCCAGTGGCTGCGCTTCGTCTTCATCGTGCGCCTGGAGGCGCTGGTGGAGGCGCGGGCACCGATGCCGGCGAAGTGCGAGGTGGCCCCCGCCGTGGAGGCGTGGCTGGCCCAGTCCGGGGCCGGGGCCAGCGAGCGGCAGATGATCAGCCAGGCGGTGGCGCAGATCGACCGGCTGGTCACCGAGGGCTGA
- a CDS encoding OmpW/AlkL family protein — MRKHLPTLLAAGLAAAAFTTSTQALAYGAGDFFTRFGVAKVEPKSDNGDLDLSPLLGDGAIVGTDVDDDTRFAFTLGYRFHDKIGVELLAAEQFKHSFTLGDGAASGSTKHLPPTLTVQYYPLGGTAASVQPYVGVGINYTRFSSEEVALADGTALDLDLDDSWGAAGQVGVDLLINDNWALNAAAWYIDIDSDAKVEGVDVGSVKVDPWVIMGGLSYRF, encoded by the coding sequence ATGCGCAAGCACCTCCCCACCCTGCTGGCCGCCGGCCTGGCCGCCGCCGCCTTTACCACCAGCACCCAGGCCCTGGCCTACGGCGCGGGCGACTTCTTTACCCGCTTCGGCGTCGCCAAGGTCGAGCCCAAGAGTGATAACGGTGATCTTGACCTCAGCCCACTGCTGGGTGATGGCGCCATCGTAGGTACCGACGTTGATGACGATACCCGCTTCGCCTTTACCCTGGGCTATCGCTTCCACGACAAGATCGGCGTGGAGCTGCTGGCCGCAGAACAGTTCAAGCACAGTTTCACCCTGGGTGACGGTGCGGCCTCCGGCTCCACCAAGCATCTGCCGCCGACCCTGACCGTGCAGTACTACCCGCTGGGCGGCACCGCGGCCAGCGTGCAGCCCTACGTCGGCGTGGGCATCAACTACACCCGCTTCTCGAGCGAAGAAGTTGCTCTCGCTGATGGCACCGCACTCGATCTGGATCTCGACGACTCCTGGGGTGCCGCCGGCCAGGTGGGCGTCGACCTGCTGATCAACGACAACTGGGCGCTCAACGCCGCCGCCTGGTATATCGACATCGACTCTGACGCCAAGGTCGAAGGCGTGGACGTCGGCAGTGTCAAGGTCGACCCCTGGGTCATCATGGGCGGTCTCAGCTACCGCTTCTGA
- a CDS encoding OmpW/AlkL family protein translates to MRTTRLITAAAIAASCAFASQAALAYSAGDTFVRGGFAKSDTRSDNGAADGVSSGETGFTFGAGYLFHDNIGVELNSSEKIEHEIAGDGFAGSIDRMPVNLLVNYYPPGGMDSRVQPYVGAGLNYTRFSGEPEGVDARRSYGAVGQVGVDLAITENLMLNGFANYADVDSRISVDGERVGTAKMDPMTIGGGVTLRF, encoded by the coding sequence ATGCGTACCACTCGACTGATCACCGCCGCCGCCATCGCCGCCAGCTGCGCCTTCGCCAGCCAGGCCGCCTTGGCCTACAGCGCCGGCGACACCTTCGTACGCGGCGGCTTCGCCAAGTCCGACACCCGCTCCGACAACGGCGCCGCCGACGGGGTCAGCAGCGGCGAGACCGGCTTCACCTTCGGTGCCGGCTACCTGTTCCACGACAACATCGGCGTGGAGCTGAACAGCTCCGAGAAGATCGAGCATGAGATCGCGGGTGATGGCTTTGCCGGCAGCATCGACCGGATGCCGGTCAACCTGCTGGTCAACTACTACCCCCCGGGCGGCATGGACTCCCGCGTCCAGCCCTATGTGGGCGCCGGCCTCAACTACACCCGCTTCTCCGGCGAGCCGGAAGGCGTCGACGCCCGCCGCAGCTATGGCGCCGTGGGCCAGGTGGGCGTGGACCTCGCCATCACCGAGAACCTGATGCTCAACGGCTTCGCCAACTACGCCGACGTGGATTCGCGCATCTCCGTGGACGGCGAGCGCGTCGGCACCGCCAAGATGGACCCGATGACCATCGGCGGCGGTGTGACCCTGCGCTTCTGA
- the putP gene encoding sodium/proline symporter PutP has protein sequence MVQNNMAIGFTFVVYLALMLGIGIVAYKRTTNLSDYILGGRSLGPWTSAISAGASDMSGWLLLGLPGAAYVSGISASWIAVGLLIGTWLNWLIVARRLRLYSFKVSDALTLPEYFANRFQDKSHLLRVISAIFILMFFLFYTSSGLVAGGRLFETVFGFDYRIAVTIGTLTIIIYTFIGGFLAVSWTDLIQGLMMAAALAIVPIIAFSDLGGASGAGAALAAESEYMLAWFRDASTGEALSVIGIVSSLAWGLGYFGQPHILARFAAIRSDRDIPAARRIAVSWTAIALVSSIAVGLLGVGFVQRDLADGETVFMVMVNLIFHPVIAGILLAAILAAIMSTADSQLLVSSSALTDDFYKAIFRKEASQSELVWVGRFAVIGIAVLAYLLALNPHATVLDLVAYAWAGFGAAFGPALIMSLYWRRMNKWGALAGIVVGGITVVVWAELSGGIFDLYEIVPGVIFAYIAIVAASLATEEPTDAITADFDTFDRT, from the coding sequence ATGGTTCAGAACAACATGGCCATCGGCTTCACCTTCGTGGTGTACCTGGCACTGATGCTCGGCATCGGCATCGTCGCCTACAAGCGCACCACCAACCTCTCCGACTATATCCTCGGCGGCCGCTCGCTCGGCCCCTGGACCTCGGCGATCTCCGCCGGCGCCTCGGACATGTCCGGCTGGCTGCTGCTCGGCCTGCCCGGCGCGGCCTACGTCAGCGGCATCTCGGCCAGCTGGATCGCCGTGGGCCTGCTGATCGGCACCTGGCTCAACTGGCTGATCGTGGCGCGCCGCCTGCGCCTCTACAGCTTCAAGGTCAGTGACGCCCTGACCCTGCCGGAGTACTTCGCCAACCGCTTCCAGGACAAGTCGCACCTGCTGCGGGTGATCTCGGCGATCTTCATCCTGATGTTCTTCCTCTTCTACACCAGCTCGGGCCTGGTGGCCGGCGGCCGGCTGTTCGAGACCGTGTTCGGCTTCGACTACCGCATCGCCGTCACCATCGGCACCCTGACCATCATCATCTACACCTTCATCGGTGGCTTCCTGGCGGTCTCCTGGACCGACCTGATCCAGGGCCTGATGATGGCGGCGGCGCTGGCCATCGTGCCGATCATCGCCTTCAGCGATCTCGGCGGGGCGAGCGGCGCCGGCGCGGCCCTGGCCGCCGAGAGCGAGTACATGCTGGCCTGGTTCCGCGACGCCTCCACCGGCGAGGCACTCTCCGTCATCGGCATCGTCAGCTCCCTGGCCTGGGGCCTCGGCTACTTCGGCCAGCCCCATATCCTGGCCCGCTTCGCCGCCATCCGCAGCGACCGTGACATCCCCGCCGCCCGCCGCATCGCGGTGAGCTGGACCGCCATCGCGCTGGTCAGCTCCATCGCCGTGGGCCTGCTCGGCGTGGGCTTCGTGCAGCGCGACCTGGCCGACGGCGAGACGGTGTTCATGGTGATGGTCAACCTGATCTTCCATCCGGTGATCGCCGGTATCCTGCTGGCCGCCATCCTGGCCGCCATCATGTCCACCGCCGACTCCCAGCTGCTGGTCTCCTCCTCGGCGCTGACCGACGACTTCTACAAGGCGATCTTCCGCAAGGAGGCCTCGCAGTCCGAGCTGGTGTGGGTGGGCCGCTTCGCGGTGATCGGCATCGCCGTGCTGGCCTACCTGCTGGCGCTCAACCCCCATGCCACCGTGCTGGACCTGGTCGCCTACGCCTGGGCCGGCTTCGGTGCCGCCTTCGGCCCGGCGCTGATCATGTCGCTCTACTGGCGCCGCATGAACAAGTGGGGCGCCCTGGCCGGCATCGTGGTGGGCGGCATCACCGTAGTGGTGTGGGCCGAGCTCTCCGGTGGGATCTTCGACCTCTACGAGATCGTGCCCGGGGTGATCTTCGCCTATATCGCCATCGTGGCGGCGAGCCTGGCCACCGAGGAGCCGACGGACGCCATCACCGCCGACTTCGACACCTTCGACCGCACCTGA
- the putA gene encoding bifunctional proline dehydrogenase/L-glutamate gamma-semialdehyde dehydrogenase PutA — MLNSNKMLDNATWQQDLDTLFARISDHYVVDEEAFVAELIKALDADSRDFQRIADKTGELVREVREMDTAVDSIDELLQQYSLDTHEGLMLMCLAEAMLRIPDTATADALIEDKLGPADWKSHLGQSDSWFVNASTWGLLMTGRVINLDHPKDGRPASFINKLVNRMGEPVIRRAMREAMKVMGKQFVLGRDIDEALKRSRPLFDKGYTYSYDMLGEAARTRSDAAKYFNDYARAIERVGKTSKALSAKTPAPSVSIKLSALHPRYEFGRRDQVLHELVDSVKKLAAMARELDVALTIDAEEVDRLEISLEVFRAVYESDIGRGWGHFGLVVQAYSKRALPVLHYLNRLADQQGDEIPLRLVKGAYWDSEIKESQQLGVDGYPVYTRKASTDVAYLVCARFLLSDATRGRIFPQFATHNAHTISTILELANDASRPFEFQRLHGMGEALYDAALTRAPKGTYCRIYAPVGAHKDLLPYLVRRLLENGANSSFVHQLVDPDVPVASLCVHPAETLRQYQTYANPRIPLPRDIFGPGRPNSRGVNLNVRSQYQPLMDEMAASMEKEHRVGPLLAFEVADDPASQHAVASPYDRRKRVGIVQWTSAEQAARAVDAAWAAFPRWESTPVAERAAIVRRLGDLMEAHMAELMTLCSREGGKLLTDGVDEIKEAVDFCRYYAMKAEELFGQPITLPGPTGESNQLMLAGKGVFAAISPWNFPVAIFCGQVVAAAVAGNTVLAKPAEQTSIVAHRVIELLYEAGMPRDVVQLLPGDGPTVGSVLTSDPRITGVVFTGGTDTAQIINRALAAREGAALPTLIAETGGMNAMIVDSTALPEQVVADVIQSAFQSAGQRCSALRVLYLQEEVADRVIEILEGAMNELRVADPRDLGTDVGPVIDEDARRGLGAHIERLKAEGRLVAETRLDPRLTGDGTFVAPVAFEIDGIEALEREQFGPILHIVRYRASEIDRVIESINGRGYGLTFGVHSRNESFADEIAQKIRVGNVYVNRNIIGAVVGVQPFGGQGLSGTGPKAGGPHYLLRFATEKTVTVNTAALGGNASLLALGDE; from the coding sequence ATGCTCAACTCCAACAAGATGCTGGACAACGCCACCTGGCAGCAGGACCTCGACACCCTCTTTGCTCGCATCAGCGACCATTACGTGGTCGACGAGGAGGCCTTCGTAGCCGAGCTGATCAAGGCGCTGGACGCCGACTCCCGCGACTTCCAGCGTATTGCCGACAAGACCGGTGAGCTGGTCCGCGAGGTCCGCGAGATGGATACCGCCGTGGACTCCATCGACGAGCTGCTCCAGCAGTACAGCCTCGACACCCACGAGGGGCTGATGCTGATGTGCCTGGCCGAGGCCATGCTGCGCATTCCCGACACGGCCACCGCCGATGCACTGATCGAGGACAAGCTCGGTCCCGCCGACTGGAAATCCCACCTCGGCCAGAGCGACTCCTGGTTCGTCAACGCCTCCACCTGGGGCCTGCTGATGACCGGCCGGGTGATCAACCTGGACCACCCCAAGGATGGCCGGCCGGCCAGCTTCATCAACAAGCTGGTCAACCGCATGGGCGAGCCGGTGATCCGCCGCGCCATGCGCGAGGCGATGAAGGTGATGGGCAAGCAGTTCGTGCTGGGGCGCGATATCGACGAGGCGCTCAAGCGCTCCCGGCCGCTGTTCGACAAGGGCTACACCTACTCCTACGACATGCTCGGCGAGGCGGCGCGCACCCGCAGCGACGCGGCCAAGTACTTCAACGACTATGCCCGCGCCATCGAGCGGGTGGGCAAGACCAGCAAGGCGCTCTCCGCGAAGACCCCGGCGCCCTCGGTCTCCATCAAGCTCTCGGCCCTGCACCCCCGCTACGAGTTCGGGCGCCGCGACCAGGTCCTGCACGAGCTGGTCGACAGCGTGAAGAAGCTCGCCGCCATGGCCCGCGAGCTCGACGTGGCCCTGACCATCGACGCCGAGGAGGTCGACCGACTGGAGATCTCCCTGGAGGTGTTCCGTGCGGTCTACGAGAGCGATATCGGCAGGGGCTGGGGGCACTTCGGGCTGGTGGTGCAGGCCTACTCCAAGCGCGCCCTGCCGGTGCTGCACTACCTCAACCGGCTGGCCGACCAGCAGGGTGACGAGATCCCCCTGCGCCTGGTCAAGGGCGCCTACTGGGACAGCGAGATCAAGGAGTCCCAGCAGCTCGGCGTCGACGGCTATCCGGTCTACACCCGCAAGGCCAGCACCGACGTGGCCTACCTGGTGTGCGCGCGCTTCCTGCTCTCGGACGCCACCCGCGGGCGCATCTTCCCGCAGTTCGCCACCCACAACGCCCATACCATCAGCACCATCCTGGAGCTGGCCAACGACGCCTCCCGCCCGTTCGAGTTCCAGCGCCTGCACGGCATGGGCGAGGCGCTCTACGACGCGGCCCTGACCCGCGCGCCCAAGGGCACCTACTGCCGCATCTATGCGCCCGTGGGCGCCCACAAGGACCTGCTCCCCTACCTGGTGCGCCGACTGCTCGAGAACGGCGCCAACTCGTCGTTCGTGCACCAGCTGGTGGACCCCGACGTGCCGGTGGCGTCGCTCTGCGTGCACCCGGCCGAGACCCTGCGCCAGTACCAGACCTACGCCAACCCGCGCATTCCCCTGCCGCGTGACATCTTCGGCCCCGGCCGCCCCAACTCCCGCGGCGTGAACCTCAACGTGCGCAGCCAATACCAGCCGCTGATGGACGAGATGGCCGCCAGCATGGAGAAGGAGCACCGGGTCGGGCCGCTGCTGGCCTTCGAGGTGGCCGATGACCCGGCCAGCCAGCACGCGGTCGCAAGCCCCTACGACCGCCGCAAGCGGGTCGGGATTGTGCAGTGGACCAGCGCCGAGCAGGCCGCCCGCGCCGTGGATGCCGCCTGGGCTGCCTTCCCGCGCTGGGAGAGCACCCCGGTGGCCGAGCGCGCCGCCATCGTCCGCCGCCTCGGCGACCTGATGGAGGCCCATATGGCCGAGCTGATGACGCTCTGCTCCCGGGAGGGGGGCAAGCTGCTCACCGATGGTGTCGACGAGATCAAGGAGGCGGTGGACTTCTGCCGCTACTACGCCATGAAGGCGGAGGAGCTTTTCGGCCAGCCCATCACCCTGCCCGGCCCCACCGGCGAATCCAACCAGCTGATGCTCGCCGGCAAGGGCGTCTTTGCGGCGATCAGCCCCTGGAACTTCCCGGTGGCGATCTTCTGCGGCCAGGTGGTGGCCGCCGCCGTCGCCGGCAACACCGTGCTGGCCAAGCCCGCCGAGCAGACCTCCATCGTCGCCCACCGGGTGATCGAGCTGCTCTACGAAGCCGGCATGCCTCGCGACGTGGTCCAGCTGCTGCCCGGCGATGGGCCCACCGTGGGCAGCGTGCTGACCAGCGATCCGCGCATCACCGGCGTGGTCTTCACCGGCGGCACCGATACGGCGCAGATCATCAACCGCGCCTTGGCCGCCCGCGAGGGAGCCGCCCTGCCCACCCTGATCGCCGAGACCGGCGGCATGAACGCCATGATCGTCGACTCCACCGCCCTGCCGGAGCAGGTGGTCGCCGATGTCATCCAGTCCGCCTTCCAGAGCGCCGGCCAGCGCTGCTCGGCGCTGCGCGTGCTCTACCTCCAGGAGGAGGTGGCCGACCGGGTCATCGAGATCCTCGAGGGCGCCATGAATGAACTGCGCGTGGCAGATCCCCGCGACCTGGGCACCGACGTCGGCCCGGTGATCGACGAGGACGCCCGCCGCGGGCTCGGGGCCCATATCGAGAGGCTCAAGGCCGAGGGACGCCTGGTCGCCGAGACCCGCCTCGACCCGCGGCTCACCGGCGACGGCACCTTCGTCGCCCCGGTGGCCTTCGAGATCGACGGCATCGAGGCACTGGAGCGGGAACAGTTCGGCCCGATACTGCACATTGTGCGCTACCGGGCCAGCGAGATCGACCGGGTGATCGAGTCGATCAACGGGCGGGGTTATGGACTGACCTTCGGCGTTCATAGCCGCAATGAGTCCTTCGCCGATGAAATAGCGCAGAAGATTCGCGTTGGCAATGTGTACGTCAACCGCAATATCATCGGCGCCGTCGTGGGCGTTCAGCCCTTCGGCGGCCAGGGCCTCTCCGGGACCGGACCCAAGGCCGGCGGGCCGCACTACCTGCTGCGCTTCGCCACGGAAAAGACGGTGACCGTCAACACCGCCGCGCTGGGCGGCAACGCGTCACTGCTTGCGCTGGGAGACGAGTGA
- a CDS encoding AraC family transcriptional regulator — MSSAIRQIPLDTATRHHAHDFHQIVIGLEGQAEFEIEGLGGAISAFSGCIVPANHVHYYAGTGQNRQLILDLPSEAHCLIGIHHELSRLFDAPRFFALDEPLKRYLDFLLLELDVAGGSEPQQERLAATLLGCLNDRLPDAPAPPRGRRLDLARLDRFIERHLASPLSVADLAREACLSEAHFRLCFREQAGVTPWQYVRTRRLEAARHLLTGSDLPLSEVAARTGFASQSALSHACREAFGQPPSRLRHPGRLNGQRPPSLR, encoded by the coding sequence ATGTCGAGTGCCATCCGCCAGATCCCCCTCGATACCGCCACACGTCATCATGCCCACGACTTTCACCAGATCGTGATCGGCCTGGAGGGGCAAGCAGAGTTCGAGATCGAAGGGCTGGGCGGAGCCATCTCCGCCTTCTCCGGCTGCATCGTCCCCGCCAATCATGTGCACTACTACGCCGGCACCGGCCAGAACCGTCAGCTGATTCTCGACCTGCCGAGTGAGGCCCACTGCCTCATCGGTATTCACCACGAGCTGTCGCGACTGTTCGACGCACCGCGCTTCTTTGCCCTGGATGAACCGCTCAAGCGCTACCTGGATTTCCTGCTGCTGGAGCTCGATGTCGCTGGCGGCAGCGAGCCACAGCAGGAGCGCCTGGCGGCCACCCTGCTCGGCTGCCTGAACGACCGCCTGCCCGATGCCCCCGCTCCACCCCGCGGGCGCCGGCTCGACCTGGCCCGCCTGGACCGCTTCATCGAGCGCCATCTGGCAAGCCCCCTCAGCGTCGCCGACCTGGCCCGGGAGGCCTGTCTCAGCGAGGCCCACTTTCGCCTCTGCTTTCGCGAGCAGGCCGGCGTGACGCCCTGGCAGTACGTGCGCACTCGCCGCCTGGAAGCCGCACGGCATCTGCTCACGGGAAGCGACCTGCCGCTTTCCGAGGTCGCCGCCCGGACCGGATTCGCCAGCCAGAGCGCCCTCTCCCACGCCTGCCGGGAAGCCTTCGGCCAGCCCCCCAGCCGCCTGCGACACCCCGGTCGGCTCAACGGTCAGCGCCCCCCCTCGCTTCGATGA
- a CDS encoding CBS domain-containing protein: MPNKAPTTVREIMSRDCYRVTAKTAVSTLAEGLSLHRLPGVPVVDEHDHLIGFISEQDVLGKVLESTYLNEEPPLVRELMRHEVLTVTPNKSITDLAQEMLGSKPKVYPVVEQERLVGIVTRRDVLNAILSMRHKHNH, encoded by the coding sequence ATGCCCAACAAGGCCCCCACCACCGTTCGCGAGATCATGTCCCGTGACTGCTATCGGGTCACCGCCAAGACCGCCGTGTCGACCCTGGCCGAAGGGCTGTCACTGCACCGGCTGCCCGGCGTCCCGGTGGTCGACGAGCACGATCACCTGATCGGCTTCATCTCGGAGCAGGATGTGCTCGGCAAGGTGCTGGAGAGCACCTACCTCAACGAGGAGCCGCCGCTGGTGCGGGAGTTGATGCGCCACGAGGTGCTCACCGTCACGCCCAACAAGAGCATCACCGACCTGGCCCAGGAGATGCTGGGCAGCAAGCCCAAGGTCTACCCGGTGGTCGAACAGGAGCGCCTGGTAGGCATCGTCACGCGCCGCGACGTCCTCAACGCCATTCTCAGCATGCGCCACAAGCACAACCACTGA
- a CDS encoding YqaE/Pmp3 family membrane protein — protein MDAREYLARKGLDGDRDAERPTTLEEKAWARAREAGDHRPRSGTPHDWEEWERYHDELADGAETLQQKIDREAHRRLLDHPPPAGIGAHEVRGAPPPAEKGVAPSSAAPAPAEPRTALLALAVLMPPLAVGLARGSDGRVGRCLLLTLLGWVPGVLYAWRLVTRPPH, from the coding sequence ATGGATGCCCGCGAATACCTGGCCAGGAAGGGCCTCGACGGCGACCGCGACGCCGAGCGTCCCACCACCCTGGAGGAGAAGGCCTGGGCCCGGGCCCGCGAGGCCGGTGACCACCGGCCGCGCTCCGGTACGCCCCACGACTGGGAGGAGTGGGAGCGCTACCACGATGAGCTGGCCGACGGCGCCGAGACCCTGCAGCAGAAGATCGACCGCGAGGCGCACCGCCGGCTGCTCGACCACCCGCCGCCCGCGGGCATCGGCGCCCACGAGGTCCGCGGCGCACCCCCTCCAGCCGAGAAGGGTGTGGCGCCGTCTTCCGCGGCGCCAGCCCCGGCCGAACCCCGCACGGCACTGCTGGCGCTGGCCGTGCTGATGCCACCCCTGGCGGTGGGGCTTGCGCGTGGCTCGGACGGAAGGGTCGGGCGCTGCCTGCTGCTGACGCTGCTGGGCTGGGTCCCGGGGGTGCTCTATGCCTGGCGCCTGGTGACCCGTCCCCCGCACTGA
- a CDS encoding carboxylate/amino acid/amine transporter, producing the protein MGYLVGVTVLWAFSFSLIGVYLAGQVDSYFAVAMRVVLAALVFLPFLRPGLLRGRQRLALMGLGAVQLGVMYIFFYQSFLLLSVPEVLLFTIFTPLYITLLDDALFGRFTPFYLLTAALAVLGAGVIRYDGVDSGFWLGFLVVQGANLCFALGQVGYRRLSAELPDSLPRHSVFAWFYLGALAVALPAFALLGNVSALPTTGVQWGVLLWLGLVASGVGYFLWNLGATRVDAGALAIMNNALIPAGLVVNLVIWNRDADLVRLALGGAIIAGSLWLNERWLRRRTPRPA; encoded by the coding sequence GTGGGCTATCTCGTCGGCGTTACCGTGCTGTGGGCCTTCTCGTTCTCGCTGATCGGCGTCTACCTGGCCGGCCAGGTGGACAGCTACTTCGCCGTGGCGATGCGGGTGGTGCTGGCGGCCCTGGTCTTCCTGCCCTTCCTGCGCCCGGGGCTGCTGCGCGGCCGCCAGCGCCTGGCCCTAATGGGGCTCGGCGCCGTGCAGCTCGGGGTGATGTACATCTTCTTTTACCAGTCCTTCCTGCTGCTCTCGGTCCCCGAGGTGCTGCTCTTCACCATCTTCACGCCGCTCTATATCACCCTGCTCGACGACGCCCTGTTTGGCCGCTTCACCCCCTTCTATCTGCTGACCGCGGCGCTGGCGGTGCTGGGGGCCGGGGTGATCCGCTACGACGGCGTGGACAGCGGCTTCTGGCTGGGCTTCCTGGTGGTGCAGGGGGCCAACCTCTGCTTCGCCCTAGGCCAGGTGGGCTATCGACGCCTCTCGGCGGAGCTCCCCGACTCGCTGCCGCGCCACAGCGTCTTCGCCTGGTTCTACTTGGGGGCGCTGGCCGTCGCCCTGCCGGCCTTCGCCCTGCTGGGCAACGTCAGTGCGCTGCCCACCACCGGGGTGCAGTGGGGCGTGCTGCTGTGGCTGGGGCTGGTGGCCTCCGGGGTGGGCTACTTCCTGTGGAACCTGGGCGCCACCCGGGTCGACGCCGGGGCCCTGGCAATCATGAACAACGCCCTGATTCCCGCAGGCCTGGTGGTCAACCTGGTGATCTGGAACCGTGACGCGGACCTCGTGCGCCTGGCGCTGGGCGGGGCGATCATCGCCGGTTCGCTGTGGCTCAACGAGCGCTGGCTCAGGCGTCGCACGCCGCGGCCCGCCTGA